One Setaria italica strain Yugu1 chromosome I, Setaria_italica_v2.0, whole genome shotgun sequence DNA window includes the following coding sequences:
- the LOC101781927 gene encoding cysteine protease XCP1: MESKLLVLFLCLAFAACSASHHHDPSVVGYSQEDLALPSRLSELFTSWSVKHSKIYASPKEKVKRYEVFKKNLMHIAETNRKNGSYWLGLNQFADIDHEEFKTSYQGLKPGLSKIGASPRPPTTFRYANAVDLPWAVDWRYKGAVTPVKNQGKCGSCWAFSTVAAVEGINQIDTGKLVSLSEQELMDCDTTLDHGCGGGIMDFAFAFIMGNQGIHTEEDYPYLMEEGYCKERQPHASVVTITGYEDVPENSEISLLKALAHQPVSVGIAAGSRDFQFYKGGVFDGACSDELDHALTAVGYGSSYGQDYIVMKNSWGKNWGEQGYVRIKRGTGKPEGVCAIYTMASYPVKNATRWGWGA, translated from the exons ATGGAATCCAAGCTCCTAGTGCTCTTCCTGTGCCTAGCATTTGCAGCATGTTCTGCCAGCCACCACCATGACCCCTCCGTCGTCGGATACTCTCAGGAGGATCTCGCATTGCCAAGCAGACTCTCTGAACTCTTCACCTCCTGGTCGGTCAAGCATAGCAAGATCTACGCCAGCCCGAAGGAGAAGGTGAAGAGGTATGAGGTATTCAAGAAGAACCTGATGCACATTGCAGAAACGAACAGGAAGAACGGGAGCTACTGGCTGGGCCTGAATCAGTTTGCCGACATTGATCATGAGGAGTTCAAGACCAGTTATCAGGGATTAAAGCCAGGTTTGTCAAAAATAGGTGCATCACCACGCCCTCCAACAACGTTCAGGTATGCGAATGCGGTTGACCTGCCCTGGGCAGTGGACTGGAGGTACAAGGGAGCTGTGACGCCGGTCAAGAACCAAGGAAAATGTG GGAGTTGCTGGGCCTTCTCAACGGTGGCAGCAGTTGAAGGCATCAACCAGATCGACACGGGCAAGCTGGTATCGCTCTCAGAGCAGGAGCTGATGGACTGCGACACCACGTTGGATCATGGCTGCGGAGGGGGGATCATGGACTTCGCATTCGCTTTCATAATGGGGAACCAGGGCATCCACACCGAGGAAGACTACCCGTACCTCATGGAGGAGGGATACTGCAAAGAAAGACAG CCTCATGCCAGTGTGGTCACTATAACTGGATACGAGGATGTCCCGGAGAACAGTGAGATCAGCCTGCTGAAAGCGTTGGCTCATCAGCCTGTCAGCGTTGGGATAGCTGCAGGGAGCAGGGACTTCCAGTTCTACAAAGGG GGGGTGTTTGACGGGGCTTGCAGCGACGAGCTTGACCACGCGTTGACGGCCGTCGGATACGGCTCATCGTACGGCCAGGATTACATCGTCATGAAGAACTCATGGGGGAAGAACTGGGGAGAGCAAGGGTACGTCAGGATAAAGAGGGGCACCGGGAAGCCGGAGGGCGTCTGTGCAATCTACACGATGGCTTCCTACCCTGTCAAAAATGCAACACGCTGGGGGTGGGGGGCCTAA